One window of the Methanobrevibacter sp. TMH8 genome contains the following:
- the polC gene encoding DNA polymerase II large subunit, with product MDYFEDLEKKTHELYAIANEARSKGLDVETETEIPLAKDLAERVEGLVGPKGVAKRMKELEEENPDWSREQIAFEIAAEISSQDIDKDESNNRNKKGKEKKVYESFGETFESKREQIADQALRTALAILTEGVVAAPIEGIAKVRIKKNFDGTEYLAVYFAGPIRSAGGTAAALAVLLGDKIKLATNLSDYKPIEAEIERYVEEVELYESEVTNLQYSPKPEEVRLAANNISVEVTGEQTDQVEVSHRDLERVETNNIRGGALLAMVEGIIQKSAKVIKYSKTLNLPGWEWLEGYSKESKKSKDIKQENDKKTGETEDSGIKSEEKNQNKEEKSKHEAAKESAKYIQDIIGGRPVLGYPSEKGGFRLRYGRSRNTGLAAMGVNPGTMQLLEFLAVGTQLKIERPGKGNCVVPVDSIEGPIVKLKNGDVVKIRSVKEAKTVKGQIAEILFLGDMLVAFGEFLRNNQSLLPSAWCEEWWIENIKNSSNFDDNGPILDSNPDITLEKLGKLESIEDSYISAENAFEISKKYGVPLHPLYTYCYNDISLKDLNSLIKWINKFKNTFRDNSKNNKEDFKLDLSYEKRILEVIGVPHKVEGRIDKNDDVKIIINYDDAYALLQTLSQEFDNEILNSNLTSIEALNKISPVKIMNKAPVYIGTRVGRPEKSKERLMRPAPHVLFPIGNAGGNRRLVAEAAKKGKIAVELSRRICTNPQCQLSSFQSLCPHCGSLTEIGSPGRKNINLSGMLRKASDNVGVRKVDEIKGVVGMISESKLPEPLEKGVLRAKNEVFTFKDATIRHDSTDLPLTHFIPKEIGITVEKLLEMGYEKDAYGNPIENEDQIIELKVQDIVISNNCGEYLVNVANFVDDLLDKFYSMDRFYNVTNKEDLIGHLIVGLAPHTSAGVLGRIVGFTSALACYAHPYFHSAKRRNCDSDEDSVMLLLDSLINFSKSYLPSTRGGSMDAPLVLSSRIDPEEIDDESHNIDVLPNFSQSFFERTYKGEKPSDALDLVDNVSMHLGTQKQYEDLMFSHNTSNIHSGPHICLYKTLPSMKEKVESQIELAEKIRAVDQRGVVEGVLSSHFLPDIMGNVRAFSKQKVRCTSCGSKYRRMPLTGKCRCGSNLVLSVSKGSVTKYLEISRDLVARYPINHYLVQRLEIQEFGIDSLFESDKSKQSSLDIFL from the coding sequence ATGGATTATTTTGAAGATTTAGAAAAGAAAACACACGAACTTTATGCTATAGCTAATGAAGCTCGTTCTAAAGGGCTTGATGTTGAAACAGAAACTGAAATTCCATTAGCAAAAGATTTAGCTGAGAGAGTTGAAGGGCTTGTTGGCCCAAAAGGCGTAGCTAAACGGATGAAAGAGCTTGAAGAAGAAAATCCAGATTGGTCTCGTGAACAAATAGCTTTTGAAATAGCTGCTGAAATTTCTTCTCAAGACATTGATAAAGATGAATCTAATAATAGAAACAAAAAAGGAAAAGAAAAAAAGGTATATGAATCATTTGGTGAAACTTTTGAATCAAAAAGAGAGCAAATTGCAGATCAAGCACTTCGGACTGCTTTAGCTATTCTAACAGAGGGTGTTGTAGCTGCACCAATAGAAGGCATTGCAAAAGTAAGAATTAAAAAGAATTTTGATGGAACAGAATACCTTGCAGTTTATTTTGCAGGCCCTATTAGAAGTGCAGGTGGAACTGCCGCGGCTCTTGCAGTTCTTTTGGGAGATAAGATTAAGTTAGCTACTAATCTTAGTGATTATAAACCAATAGAAGCTGAAATAGAACGTTATGTTGAAGAAGTAGAATTATATGAATCTGAAGTTACAAATTTACAATACTCTCCAAAACCCGAAGAAGTACGTCTTGCAGCTAATAATATTTCTGTAGAAGTGACTGGGGAGCAAACTGATCAAGTTGAAGTATCTCACAGGGATCTTGAACGTGTAGAAACAAATAATATTCGTGGCGGAGCATTATTGGCTATGGTTGAAGGAATTATTCAAAAATCTGCAAAAGTTATAAAATATTCCAAAACCCTTAATCTCCCTGGATGGGAATGGTTAGAAGGCTATTCTAAAGAATCAAAAAAATCAAAAGATATAAAACAGGAAAATGATAAAAAAACTGGAGAAACAGAAGATTCTGGTATAAAAAGTGAAGAAAAAAATCAAAATAAAGAAGAAAAATCAAAACATGAAGCTGCAAAAGAAAGTGCAAAATATATCCAAGATATTATTGGGGGTAGGCCTGTTTTAGGTTATCCTTCAGAAAAAGGAGGTTTCAGACTTCGTTATGGAAGAAGTAGGAACACTGGACTTGCTGCTATGGGAGTTAATCCAGGAACTATGCAACTTCTTGAATTTTTAGCTGTTGGAACTCAACTTAAAATTGAAAGACCTGGAAAAGGAAATTGCGTTGTTCCCGTAGATTCTATTGAAGGGCCTATTGTAAAATTAAAAAATGGTGATGTAGTTAAAATTAGGTCTGTAAAGGAAGCAAAAACTGTTAAAGGACAAATAGCTGAAATTTTATTTTTAGGTGATATGCTTGTTGCTTTTGGTGAATTTTTAAGAAATAACCAATCTTTACTTCCTTCTGCTTGGTGTGAAGAATGGTGGATTGAAAATATTAAAAATTCAAGTAATTTTGATGATAATGGTCCAATTTTAGATTCAAATCCTGATATTACTTTAGAAAAACTTGGAAAATTAGAATCAATTGAAGATAGCTATATTTCAGCTGAAAATGCTTTTGAAATTTCTAAAAAATATGGTGTTCCTTTACATCCTCTTTATACTTATTGTTATAATGATATCTCTTTAAAAGATTTAAATTCTCTTATTAAATGGATAAATAAATTTAAAAATACTTTTAGAGATAATTCTAAAAATAATAAAGAAGATTTTAAATTAGATTTATCCTATGAAAAACGTATACTAGAAGTTATTGGTGTACCTCACAAAGTAGAGGGCAGAATAGACAAAAATGATGATGTTAAAATTATCATCAATTATGATGATGCTTATGCATTGCTTCAAACATTATCTCAAGAATTTGATAATGAAATTTTAAACTCAAATTTAACTTCAATTGAGGCATTGAATAAGATTTCACCAGTTAAAATCATGAATAAAGCTCCAGTATATATTGGAACTCGTGTAGGTCGTCCTGAAAAATCTAAAGAAAGGCTTATGAGGCCAGCTCCTCATGTCTTATTCCCTATTGGTAATGCTGGAGGTAATAGGCGACTTGTAGCTGAAGCAGCTAAAAAAGGTAAAATAGCTGTTGAACTTTCAAGAAGAATTTGTACAAATCCTCAATGTCAACTTAGCTCATTCCAATCTTTGTGTCCCCACTGTGGTTCTCTTACTGAAATAGGATCTCCAGGTCGTAAAAATATAAATCTTTCTGGAATGCTTAGAAAAGCTTCAGATAATGTGGGTGTTAGAAAAGTAGATGAAATTAAAGGTGTAGTTGGAATGATTTCAGAATCTAAACTTCCTGAACCTCTTGAAAAAGGAGTTTTGAGAGCTAAAAATGAAGTTTTTACATTTAAAGATGCTACTATTCGGCATGATTCAACTGATCTTCCTTTAACTCATTTTATTCCGAAAGAAATTGGTATCACTGTAGAAAAGCTATTAGAAATGGGATATGAAAAAGATGCTTATGGAAATCCAATTGAAAATGAAGATCAGATTATAGAACTTAAAGTACAAGATATTGTTATATCTAATAATTGTGGTGAATATTTAGTTAATGTAGCTAATTTTGTGGATGATCTTCTTGATAAGTTTTATTCTATGGATAGATTTTACAATGTAACTAATAAAGAGGATCTTATTGGCCATTTAATTGTTGGTCTTGCTCCACATACATCTGCTGGGGTTTTAGGACGTATTGTTGGCTTCACAAGTGCATTAGCTTGTTATGCTCATCCTTATTTCCATTCAGCAAAAAGGAGAAATTGTGATAGTGATGAAGATTCTGTTATGCTTCTTCTCGATTCCTTGATTAATTTTTCAAAATCATATCTTCCTAGCACTCGTGGAGGAAGTATGGATGCTCCATTAGTTTTATCTTCAAGAATTGATCCTGAAGAAATTGATGATGAATCTCACAATATTGATGTTTTACCTAACTTTTCACAAAGCTTTTTTGAAAGGACTTATAAAGGTGAAAAACCTTCTGATGCTTTAGATCTAGTGGACAATGTTTCAATGCATCTTGGAACTCAAAAACAATATGAAGATTTAATGTTTTCCCATAATACTTCAAATATTCATTCTGGTCCTCATATCTGCCTTTATAAGACATTACCTTCAATGAAAGAAAAAGTTGAGTCTCAAATTGAACTAGCTGAAAAAATAAGGGCAGTTGATCAAAGAGGAGTTGTTGAAGGAGTACTTAGCTCTCATTTCCTTCCAGACATAATGGGTAATGTAAGAGCATTTTCAAAACAGAAAGTTAGATGTACTTCTTGTGGT
- a CDS encoding preprotein translocase subunit Sec61beta, translating to MAKKDKGNALPPTGAGLVRYFNEESTGPKLSPETVVIFTIILGVFCLILNFSSV from the coding sequence ATGGCAAAAAAAGATAAAGGAAATGCGCTTCCTCCGACAGGAGCTGGATTAGTACGATACTTCAATGAAGAAAGTACTGGACCAAAACTTTCTCCAGAAACAGTAGTGATTTTCACAATAATTTTAGGAGTATTCTGTCTCATACTAAACTTTTCATCTGTTTAA
- a CDS encoding potassium/proton antiporter — MIEIQVILLAIGVLLLAGVLLSKLSSFIGVPTLIVFLLLGLFFNGSALFTPSIDSYTVIQDISIFALIIIMFSGGLDTDTRKMRPIASKGISLATVGVLLTAIVTGLLIHYLIGLDFILSFLIGSIISSTDAAAVFSIFKSSKIKLKNNLAELLELESASNDPMAYILTTSFIYLMIHPTTSISGIIFTFIQSLVLGAIFGFVSGKLSTKLIENVNLDVKGLYPVLLVALAVLTFAVPELVGGNGFLAVYISGLLVGNAKPPYKSDEVSFFDGLAWLMQVIMFLVLGLFIMPNELLETAGISLTIAVALIFVSRPFAVFVSLIPFKTSLKEKLFLSWTGIKGAVPIVFATYPLVAGIPQASMIFSVVFFITIISVVLQGGTIQYIAKKLNLILR, encoded by the coding sequence ATGATTGAAATACAAGTGATATTATTAGCTATAGGGGTTTTACTTTTAGCTGGTGTATTATTAAGTAAATTATCTTCTTTTATTGGTGTCCCCACCCTCATTGTTTTTTTATTGCTTGGACTTTTTTTCAATGGTAGTGCATTATTCACACCCTCTATTGATAGCTATACGGTTATTCAAGATATAAGTATATTTGCTTTGATTATTATAATGTTTTCAGGCGGATTAGACACAGATACTAGAAAAATGAGGCCAATAGCTTCAAAAGGGATATCTCTTGCTACAGTTGGAGTTCTTTTAACTGCCATAGTCACTGGATTACTAATTCATTATCTAATAGGGCTTGATTTCATTTTATCATTCCTTATTGGATCTATTATTTCATCTACTGATGCTGCGGCTGTATTTTCAATATTTAAATCAAGTAAAATAAAATTAAAAAATAATTTAGCTGAACTTCTTGAACTTGAAAGTGCATCTAATGATCCAATGGCATATATTCTCACAACTTCATTTATTTATTTAATGATTCATCCTACTACTTCTATATCAGGAATAATATTCACATTTATACAATCTTTGGTCTTAGGAGCAATATTTGGTTTTGTTTCAGGTAAATTATCTACTAAATTAATTGAAAATGTTAATTTAGATGTTAAAGGTCTTTATCCTGTTTTATTAGTAGCTTTAGCTGTTTTAACATTTGCAGTTCCTGAATTAGTTGGAGGAAATGGATTTTTAGCTGTTTATATATCTGGACTTCTTGTTGGTAATGCTAAACCTCCATATAAATCTGATGAAGTCTCTTTCTTCGATGGTTTAGCTTGGCTTATGCAAGTTATCATGTTTTTAGTTTTAGGTCTTTTTATAATGCCAAATGAGCTTCTTGAAACAGCAGGAATTAGCTTAACAATAGCTGTAGCTTTAATTTTTGTTTCAAGACCTTTTGCCGTATTTGTTTCACTGATCCCATTTAAAACATCTTTAAAAGAAAAATTATTTTTATCTTGGACAGGAATAAAAGGAGCTGTACCAATTGTTTTTGCTACTTATCCATTAGTAGCTGGTATTCCACAGGCGTCAATGATTTTTAGTGTAGTTTTTTTTATAACGATAATTTCAGTAGTTTTACAAGGCGGAACAATCCAATATATAGCTAAAAAATTGAATTTAATACTGCGTTGA
- a CDS encoding DUF998 domain-containing protein, with translation MSNKNIKFNSSNRWLILCGTIGGLIFTFSWIVQEAFRPQYNPMMVPISSLAIGSLGWIQSITFLITGTLLVLFAYGLWKTSKNEYKGVSKWGPILILICGIGLIGAGCFTTDPMNGYPEETPIVSDSPTFNSIMHQLFSSFLFFGLPMACFVFGNYFAHKKELKWLLYSFLTGIIFLIMFLITSMGFSQVGGLQFYAGLLQRITLTIGFLWIILLSIYFFKK, from the coding sequence ATGTCTAATAAAAATATTAAATTTAATTCGAGTAATAGATGGTTAATATTATGTGGAACAATTGGAGGCTTAATTTTTACATTTTCATGGATTGTTCAAGAAGCTTTTAGGCCTCAATATAATCCTATGATGGTCCCTATTAGTTCTTTAGCTATTGGTTCTCTTGGATGGATACAATCAATTACTTTTTTAATAACTGGGACTTTGTTAGTTTTATTTGCATATGGTTTATGGAAAACAAGTAAAAATGAATATAAGGGAGTTTCAAAATGGGGGCCAATTCTTATCTTAATTTGTGGCATTGGTTTAATTGGTGCCGGTTGTTTTACTACAGATCCTATGAATGGCTATCCAGAAGAAACACCTATTGTTAGTGATAGTCCAACTTTTAATAGTATTATGCATCAGTTATTTTCATCATTTTTGTTCTTTGGACTACCTATGGCATGTTTTGTATTTGGTAACTATTTTGCACATAAAAAAGAATTGAAATGGCTTCTTTATTCGTTTTTAACAGGTATTATCTTTTTAATAATGTTTTTAATAACTAGTATGGGATTTTCACAAGTTGGAGGGCTCCAATTTTACGCGGGATTATTACAGAGAATTACACTCACGATTGGATTCTTATGGATAATTTTACTTTCTATTTATTTCTTTAAAAAGTAG
- a CDS encoding EFR1 family ferrodoxin (N-terminal region resembles flavodoxins. C-terminal ferrodoxin region binds two 4Fe-4S clusters.), with product MKIKAMYFSPTRTSEKVTMTIARKIAMKLKTSLESINITKNDDRNEVPKFSNNDVLILGLPVYAGRIPEIVEEYIHNLKGNMTKAIILAIYGNRDYDDALLEMRNILDENGFEVIAAGAFIGEHSFTEKVATGRPDEKDLEEARAFGDSIAVKLEDIGNNAIESIEVKGNYPYKERGELPQVAPSTNDNCTECMDCTETCPTNAISKTNPKETDTAKCILCCECIKICPENAKFNADENILKIAKMLEDNFSKRKDPELFI from the coding sequence ATGAAAATAAAAGCTATGTATTTTAGTCCAACAAGGACTAGTGAAAAAGTAACTATGACTATAGCACGTAAAATAGCTATGAAACTGAAAACATCATTAGAATCTATTAATATAACAAAAAATGATGATCGAAATGAAGTTCCAAAATTTTCAAATAATGACGTCCTTATATTAGGATTACCTGTTTATGCAGGACGAATTCCTGAAATAGTAGAAGAATATATTCATAATTTAAAAGGAAATATGACAAAAGCTATTATTTTAGCTATATATGGAAACAGAGATTATGATGATGCACTTCTAGAAATGAGAAACATTTTAGATGAAAATGGATTTGAAGTAATTGCAGCAGGAGCATTCATCGGAGAACATTCATTTACAGAGAAAGTAGCTACTGGACGACCAGATGAAAAAGATTTAGAAGAAGCAAGAGCTTTTGGAGATTCAATAGCTGTTAAACTTGAAGATATTGGCAATAATGCCATAGAAAGCATTGAAGTTAAAGGGAACTATCCTTACAAAGAAAGAGGAGAACTTCCACAAGTGGCACCATCAACTAATGATAATTGTACAGAATGTATGGATTGTACAGAAACTTGTCCAACAAATGCAATAAGCAAGACTAATCCCAAAGAAACAGATACTGCTAAATGTATTCTTTGCTGTGAATGTATAAAGATATGTCCTGAAAATGCAAAATTTAATGCTGATGAAAATATACTTAAAATAGCAAAAATGCTAGAAGATAACTTTTCAAAAAGAAAAGACCCAGAATTATTTATTTAA
- a CDS encoding pirin family protein → MKIRNVLKTVKGHPTIDGAGVHLIRVLGPDNVRDIDPFLMLDAFDSRNPEDYIRGFPMHPHRGIETITYLIKGEIIHKDSLGNGGTIHEGQSQWMTAGRGILHEEMPQGTEWLFGLQIWLNLPKEDKMAEPHYFDIDQDMIKSINLPNEEGVVKIISGSFDSVKGVDTRHIQATILDISLNSGAEIEIPLDSENNLFIYIFDGEGYFGEKKDIIVGNKTVAIFDEGDSFKARASANGLRFMLFAAKPLNEPIAWGGPIVMNADEELDEAFRELQLGTFIK, encoded by the coding sequence GTGAAAATAAGGAATGTGCTTAAAACAGTAAAAGGACATCCAACTATTGATGGTGCAGGAGTTCATTTAATAAGGGTTCTTGGACCTGATAATGTTCGTGATATTGACCCTTTTTTAATGCTTGATGCATTTGATAGTAGAAACCCTGAAGATTACATTCGTGGATTTCCAATGCATCCTCACAGAGGAATTGAAACAATTACTTATCTAATTAAAGGTGAAATAATTCACAAGGATAGTCTTGGAAATGGTGGAACAATTCATGAAGGTCAGTCTCAATGGATGACAGCTGGAAGAGGTATTCTCCATGAAGAAATGCCTCAAGGGACAGAATGGCTATTTGGTCTTCAAATATGGTTAAATCTTCCTAAAGAAGATAAAATGGCAGAACCTCATTATTTTGATATTGATCAAGATATGATTAAATCTATAAACCTTCCAAATGAAGAAGGAGTTGTTAAAATTATATCTGGTAGCTTTGATTCTGTAAAAGGTGTTGATACAAGACATATTCAAGCTACTATTCTTGATATTAGTTTAAATTCTGGTGCTGAAATTGAAATTCCACTGGATTCTGAAAATAACCTATTTATTTATATATTTGATGGTGAAGGTTACTTTGGAGAAAAAAAAGATATTATTGTTGGAAATAAGACTGTAGCTATTTTTGATGAAGGGGATTCATTTAAAGCTAGAGCTAGTGCTAATGGTTTAAGATTCATGTTATTCGCAGCCAAACCTCTTAATGAACCTATTGCATGGGGAGGGCCTATTGTAATGAATGCTGATGAAGAATTAGATGAAGCATTTAGAGAACTTCAATTAGGTACTTTTATTAAATAA
- a CDS encoding DUF4013 domain-containing protein — MLLEIFKDSIEYAYKDPRSILKFGILLLLSIFIIPIFFVTGYYYRITEIGLKGTINGEDPLPKFEKLSKMFVQGFKVLLVRFIYLIPGTLVYLIPHKTPYGMVSMPSIPFLSIEFGILSLSAILWIVFYLFSSVAITNMINNNGSLRSAFEFKEIIDIINSIGILRYIKFYFGCIILAIGILGAVFGIILLITGVILFVIWAGTSFNSLLYVFGGFIGGLFSFIALLFLIPFFLAFEGRAIALLYNMREID; from the coding sequence ATGTTATTAGAAATTTTTAAAGATTCAATAGAATATGCTTATAAAGACCCTAGGTCTATTCTCAAATTTGGTATTTTGTTATTGCTAAGTATATTTATTATCCCTATATTTTTTGTAACAGGCTATTATTATAGAATAACTGAAATAGGTCTTAAAGGAACTATAAATGGTGAAGATCCTTTGCCTAAATTTGAAAAATTGAGTAAGATGTTTGTTCAAGGATTTAAAGTATTATTAGTGAGATTTATATATTTAATTCCTGGAACTCTAGTATATTTAATTCCTCATAAAACTCCATATGGGATGGTTTCTATGCCAAGCATTCCATTTTTATCTATTGAATTTGGCATTCTCTCATTATCAGCTATTTTATGGATAGTATTTTATCTATTCTCATCAGTAGCTATAACAAATATGATAAATAACAATGGATCATTAAGATCTGCTTTCGAATTTAAAGAAATAATAGATATTATTAACTCTATTGGAATTTTAAGATATATAAAATTCTATTTTGGATGTATAATTTTAGCTATTGGGATATTGGGGGCTGTTTTTGGGATTATATTGTTAATAACAGGAGTTATATTATTTGTAATATGGGCTGGAACAAGTTTTAACTCTCTATTGTATGTTTTTGGAGGTTTCATTGGTGGATTATTCTCTTTTATTGCATTATTATTCTTAATTCCATTTTTCTTAGCTTTTGAAGGTAGAGCAATAGCTTTACTTTATAATATGAGGGAAATAGATTAA
- a CDS encoding helix-turn-helix transcriptional regulator, whose translation MKTKIKYIRHELGMSQDDLAKKSNVSRQTISALENGKYNPSLALANKITKILGCKHIEDVFILD comes from the coding sequence ATGAAAACAAAGATAAAATATATTAGGCATGAATTAGGAATGAGTCAGGACGATTTGGCTAAAAAATCAAATGTTAGTCGTCAAACTATCAGTGCTCTTGAAAACGGCAAATATAATCCTTCTTTAGCTTTAGCTAACAAAATTACTAAAATATTAGGATGTAAACATATTGAGGATGTTTTTATTCTTGATTAA
- a CDS encoding DedA family protein produces MDFTHQVIDIVLNLDTYLGYIINLFGLWTYAILFAVIFAETGIIVVAFFPGDSLLFVIGALSAGGHLNLLFSVVLLSIAAILGDTVNYYIGKYIGPKIFSKEDSKLFNKKHLIEAHKFYEKYGGKTIILARFIPVIRVFAPFIAGIGTMPYKKFLLYNMIGGVLWVLSATLMGYFFGNIPIVKDNFSLVVLGIVLISAVPIIINELIRNYKKGKNKNK; encoded by the coding sequence ATGGATTTTACACATCAAGTTATTGACATTGTTTTAAATTTAGATACTTATTTGGGTTATATAATAAATTTATTTGGATTGTGGACTTATGCAATATTATTCGCAGTTATATTTGCTGAAACTGGAATAATAGTTGTTGCATTTTTTCCAGGAGATTCATTATTATTTGTAATAGGTGCTTTGTCTGCAGGAGGTCATTTAAACTTATTATTTTCCGTAGTTTTATTATCAATAGCTGCAATTTTAGGAGATACTGTTAATTATTATATTGGAAAATATATTGGGCCAAAAATTTTCTCTAAAGAAGATTCAAAACTTTTTAATAAGAAACATTTGATAGAAGCTCATAAGTTTTATGAAAAATATGGTGGTAAAACAATTATATTGGCTAGATTTATACCAGTTATAAGAGTATTCGCTCCTTTTATTGCAGGAATTGGTACAATGCCATACAAAAAATTTTTATTGTATAATATGATTGGAGGAGTTCTTTGGGTATTATCTGCTACCTTAATGGGCTACTTCTTTGGAAATATTCCGATAGTAAAAGACAATTTTTCATTAGTGGTATTAGGCATAGTACTTATATCAGCTGTACCAATTATAATAAATGAATTAATACGAAATTATAAAAAAGGAAAAAATAAAAATAAATAA
- the uppP gene encoding undecaprenyl-diphosphatase UppP: protein MDILQAIIVGIVQGLTEFLPVSSSAHLIFAQELLGINQPGLAFDVLLHLGTLFAVVCYFFKDIVEMIKAFFSSITDIFRGRFKQEFKSNQYKKLSWMVLIGTIPAGIIGLAFDSQIEAAFSSITIPAFFLLVTGVLLYVSQRLNVGHKNIRGSGLKEAIIMGIGQAFAIIPGLSRSGTTISTGLLMGLDKEFAAKFSFLLAIPAILGACVTQLDNIGVGLDINFLPYVLGFLAALISGYLAISILLKLIRERSLDIFAFYCWIVGIIVLVYSFLL from the coding sequence ATGGATATTTTACAAGCAATTATTGTTGGGATTGTGCAGGGTTTAACAGAGTTTTTACCTGTAAGTAGCTCTGCTCATCTTATTTTTGCTCAGGAATTGTTAGGTATTAATCAACCAGGTTTGGCTTTTGATGTTCTACTTCATTTGGGAACTTTGTTTGCTGTAGTTTGTTATTTTTTTAAAGATATAGTGGAAATGATAAAGGCATTCTTTTCAAGTATTACTGATATTTTCAGAGGAAGATTTAAGCAGGAGTTTAAGAGTAATCAGTATAAAAAATTATCTTGGATGGTTCTTATTGGTACTATACCTGCAGGAATTATAGGTTTAGCTTTTGATTCTCAGATTGAAGCTGCTTTTAGTTCTATAACTATTCCAGCGTTTTTCCTTCTAGTCACTGGTGTGCTTTTATATGTTTCTCAAAGATTGAATGTTGGTCATAAAAATATTAGGGGTTCTGGTCTTAAAGAAGCTATTATTATGGGAATTGGACAAGCATTTGCTATTATTCCTGGGCTTTCACGTTCAGGAACTACTATTTCAACTGGATTACTCATGGGCCTTGATAAGGAGTTCGCTGCTAAATTTAGCTTTCTTTTAGCTATTCCAGCTATTTTGGGTGCATGTGTAACTCAATTAGATAACATCGGAGTAGGCTTAGATATTAATTTCTTGCCTTATGTTTTAGGATTTTTAGCTGCACTTATTTCAGGTTACTTAGCTATAAGTATACTTTTAAAATTAATCAGAGAAAGAAGTTTAGACATATTTGCATTTTACTGTTGGATAGTAGGAATAATAGTATTGGTATATTCCTTTTTATTATAG
- a CDS encoding ABC transporter ATP-binding protein produces MNDIVTIDNLKKSYEEGRIKSLNGVDLNIKEGEFVSIIGPSGSGKSTLLNMIGSLDIADEGKINVAGYNLMNSKNKKLNHFRSNKIGFIFQLHNLIPNLSVVENIEIPMFTTGLSNRERRDRACHLLNLVDLADKAYLKPTKLSGGERQRVAIARSLANKPSIILADEPTGSLDSKNSKKIMNLLINLHKKSNVTLIIVTHDLEVAKLADRSFEVLDGKIININSFNTT; encoded by the coding sequence ATGAATGATATTGTTACTATCGATAATTTAAAAAAAAGTTATGAAGAAGGCCGTATTAAATCTTTAAATGGAGTAGATTTAAATATAAAAGAAGGAGAATTTGTTTCAATAATTGGTCCATCTGGATCTGGAAAATCCACATTACTTAACATGATTGGATCGTTAGATATAGCTGATGAAGGAAAAATAAATGTAGCTGGATATAATCTAATGAATAGTAAAAATAAGAAATTAAACCATTTTAGATCTAATAAAATTGGTTTTATTTTTCAGTTGCATAATTTAATTCCTAATCTTTCTGTAGTGGAAAATATTGAAATTCCAATGTTTACAACTGGATTATCTAATCGAGAAAGAAGGGATAGGGCTTGCCATCTTCTTAATCTTGTTGATTTAGCTGATAAAGCTTATTTAAAACCAACAAAATTATCTGGTGGTGAAAGGCAAAGAGTAGCTATTGCAAGATCTTTAGCTAATAAACCTTCAATAATTCTTGCAGATGAACCAACTGGATCTCTTGATTCTAAAAATAGTAAAAAAATCATGAATTTACTGATAAATCTTCATAAAAAATCTAATGTAACTTTAATCATAGTTACTCATGATCTAGAGGTAGCTAAATTAGCTGATAGATCTTTTGAAGTTTTAGATGGGAAAATAATTAATATTAATTCTTTTAATACTACTTAA